From Quadrisphaera sp. DSM 44207, the proteins below share one genomic window:
- a CDS encoding exodeoxyribonuclease VII small subunit, which produces MAEPDVAQLGYEQARDELVEVVRRLEAGGVPLEESLALWERGEALAARCQQWLDGARARLDAARADDDAAAGSAAGSAGS; this is translated from the coding sequence ATGGCTGAGCCGGACGTCGCGCAGCTCGGCTACGAGCAGGCGCGCGACGAGCTGGTCGAGGTGGTGCGGCGGCTGGAGGCCGGCGGGGTGCCGCTGGAGGAGTCCCTCGCCCTGTGGGAGCGCGGCGAGGCGCTCGCGGCCCGCTGCCAGCAGTGGCTGGACGGCGCCCGCGCCCGCCTGGACGCCGCGCGCGCCGACGACGACGCAGCCGCCGGATCCGCCGCCGGGTCCGCTGGCTCCTGA
- the xseA gene encoding exodeoxyribonuclease VII large subunit: MAAQAGTTSRTVPSTAAQTSAEQPWPVRLLTAKISEYVARMPSVWVEGQVVQAVHRPGTSTCYLTLRDPDVDMSLPVTAHVRLLEALPGGLVEGARVVVRASPGFWTKRGVLQLSALEVRAVGVGELLARLQHLKRLLAAEGLLDAERKQPLPFLPRAVGLVCGRASAAERDVVRTARDRWPGVRFVVRAVAVQGVQAVAEVSAAVAELDADAEVDVIVVARGGGSLEDLLPFSNEALLRAVAACRTPVVSAIGHEVDDPLLDLVADVRASTPTDAGRRVVPAVADEVAGLASARARLRRAALRRVEAEQALLDAVRSRPALADPSRLLAEQQQAVTDAVGRGRRALEGQLHRAQDRLDGLAGAVRTLSPASTLARGYAVLQTDDGAVVRSPQDAPPGEWLRARLADGALLVEVVDTEDAEDGAEDGAEDGAGDGAGDGAGAEEDGDG, from the coding sequence ATGGCGGCGCAGGCGGGCACGACGTCCCGCACCGTGCCGTCGACGGCCGCGCAGACCAGCGCCGAGCAGCCCTGGCCGGTGCGCCTGCTCACCGCCAAGATCTCCGAGTACGTCGCGCGCATGCCGTCGGTGTGGGTCGAGGGCCAGGTGGTGCAGGCGGTGCACCGCCCCGGCACGAGCACCTGCTACCTGACGCTGCGCGATCCGGACGTCGACATGTCGCTGCCCGTCACGGCGCACGTGCGGCTGCTGGAGGCCCTGCCGGGCGGCCTGGTCGAGGGCGCCCGGGTCGTGGTGCGCGCCAGCCCGGGGTTCTGGACCAAGCGCGGGGTCCTGCAGCTGTCCGCGCTCGAGGTGCGCGCCGTGGGGGTGGGCGAGCTGCTCGCGCGCCTGCAGCACCTCAAGCGCCTGCTCGCCGCCGAGGGCCTGCTCGACGCCGAGCGCAAGCAGCCGCTGCCGTTCCTGCCCCGCGCCGTCGGGCTGGTCTGCGGGCGCGCCAGCGCCGCCGAGCGCGACGTCGTGCGCACGGCCCGCGACCGCTGGCCCGGCGTGCGCTTCGTCGTGCGCGCCGTGGCCGTGCAGGGGGTGCAGGCGGTGGCGGAGGTCAGCGCCGCCGTCGCCGAGCTGGACGCCGACGCCGAGGTCGACGTCATCGTCGTCGCCCGCGGCGGCGGCTCCCTGGAGGACCTGCTGCCCTTCAGCAACGAGGCGCTGCTGCGCGCCGTGGCCGCCTGCCGCACGCCCGTGGTCAGCGCGATCGGCCACGAGGTCGACGACCCGCTGCTCGACCTCGTCGCCGACGTGCGCGCCTCCACCCCCACCGACGCCGGGCGGCGCGTCGTGCCCGCGGTCGCCGACGAGGTCGCCGGGCTGGCCAGCGCCCGCGCCCGCCTGCGACGCGCCGCGCTGCGCCGCGTCGAGGCCGAGCAGGCGCTGCTGGACGCCGTGCGCTCGCGCCCGGCGCTGGCCGACCCCTCCCGGCTGCTCGCCGAGCAGCAGCAGGCGGTCACCGACGCCGTCGGGCGCGGCCGGCGCGCGCTGGAGGGCCAGCTGCACCGCGCGCAGGACCGCCTCGACGGCCTGGCCGGGGCGGTGCGCACGCTCTCGCCCGCCTCCACGCTGGCGCGCGGCTACGCCGTCCTGCAGACCGACGACGGCGCGGTGGTGCGCTCCCCGCAGGACGCCCCGCCCGGGGAGTGGCTGCGGGCGCGCCTGGCGGACGGCGCCCTGCTGGTCGAGGTGGTCGACACCGAGGACGCCGAGGACGGCGCCGAGGACGGCGCCGAGGACGGCGCTGGGGACGGCGCTGGGGACGGCGCCGGTGCGGAGGAGGACGGCGATGGCTGA
- a CDS encoding DUF4245 family protein: MSSPASQPARRRPRGFETAGDMVRSLAVVLLVVLAVVALTQQRSGRIERPVDVAAAVQEAVAGGLPVRVPDVPEGWDPNGARFAPDTTEGLPTWHVGYVTPSGRYAGVDVTRGVTPRWLDGVTGEGREVGTRTAAGATWQQLSAGGDPERVSLVREQDAVTTVVTGTATLEELDRLAAAVTG; the protein is encoded by the coding sequence GTGAGCTCACCCGCCTCCCAGCCGGCCCGCAGGCGCCCGCGCGGGTTCGAGACCGCGGGTGACATGGTGCGCTCGCTCGCGGTCGTGCTCCTCGTCGTCCTCGCGGTCGTGGCGCTCACCCAGCAGCGCTCGGGGCGCATCGAGCGGCCCGTGGACGTCGCGGCCGCCGTGCAGGAGGCCGTCGCCGGCGGGCTGCCGGTGCGGGTACCCGACGTGCCCGAGGGGTGGGACCCCAACGGCGCCCGGTTCGCGCCCGACACGACGGAGGGCCTGCCGACGTGGCACGTCGGCTACGTCACCCCCAGCGGCCGCTACGCCGGGGTGGACGTCACGCGCGGCGTCACGCCGCGGTGGCTGGACGGCGTGACCGGCGAGGGCCGCGAGGTCGGCACCCGCACCGCGGCCGGCGCGACGTGGCAGCAGCTGAGCGCGGGCGGGGACCCCGAGCGCGTCAGCCTCGTGCGCGAGCAGGACGCCGTGACGACCGTGGTCACCGGGACGGCGACCCTCGAGGAGCTGGACCGGCTCGCCGCCGCCGTCACCGGCTGA